A window of Cyprinus carpio isolate SPL01 chromosome A6, ASM1834038v1, whole genome shotgun sequence genomic DNA:
CAAACGAAAGTTCAAGAGCGCTTGTCCAGAACGGCGATTCGGAGACTCCTTCAAAGGACAAATCTGAAGCTGCATCTAGCTTGATGGAGAACTCAGTATTACCTGTATCGGTTCCTATCATGAGCCACTCTTTTTCAGGCCCTCCCGTCACTCTGAGCACGGCTGGTGTCTCCGATGCAGAATCTGGAAGCTTTGCGTGGAGCGTCCGACAACCCGGTCCACCTGCGAATGTGGTTTCACACACATGGGTTTCGCAGTACACATGTAATACAGTCACGGAAGCGGTTAACTAAAAAACTCAAGCAGACCAACTCACTTTAGACTccatttgtttgcttatttttgttGGAAGACTCTGGAGCAGATGTTAACCTGCCTCCCCAAATCATTGTCATGGATACCGTATGGATGTTGCTTGGTACCCAGAGAGGCTCTTCACTGAAATTCACTTCAggggattcaggagtgaagcttctCTACACCACAAtgtatttttaagacattttgatagtttttaagccaaaacttttgtgttttttttttttttttttttttaactacatggGCATGCATAAAATGCTCTTCGAAAATAATCCAGCATTTCAGACTCCGAGACCAGGTGGAGGTCTGTTCAGGTGGAAATATTAACCATGTGCAAACACCAGCAAACCTGCGCAACTCAGGTTTACAGCCAAGAGATTTTCATTTGAACATTTGTAGTTGATGTGGCCTTGTATTGTTTCTGATAAAGAAGCTCCACATACGCCCGTTTTCCTCAGTATATCCACTAGGGTTAGACATCTGTGTGTCGTATAGCATGCTTTACATATCTGTTGTGATCTGTGAATGCAAAGACCAGCATGCAGCATTTAAATGTCAGCATTTAGCAACCAAATGTGCTCTCTTTGATTTAATTAATACTATGCTCCAATTTTGCCTGAGAGCCACTGCTGATGAAGCCTCTACTTCTACAATCTCAACGTTGAAAGTCTTTCCCAGTagtgtgaggttttttttttttttttttggtcatatttcCTGCACTTTATAGTCCAATTTCACCTCCTCGTTGTTATGTCAGGATCGTCTATCCAGTCTCAGATTAAGATCCGAGCACTCTTTCGTGCGCCGTGACGTGCGCTTTAGGAAATTGATCGCACTGCGGAGATCATCCCTCACGTCTCGTGTCTGTCGTCTCAAAGACAGCTGACATTGATTTTCTTCACTTCTCATGTAACGTGATCATAGGGCTGTAGCTTTATTGTTGCTGAAATGATTATTGTTCATACAGTATTGTTAGGTGAAGTAGATGATCAGCATTAATAATTGTTTAACATATTATTAACACATTCGTGTGTTAGTGAGTGGATTTATTCTTGATGCTAAAAGTGTTTCATGCATTTCCAAGATGAATTTAAAGTCTGTTCGTACCTCTCTGAGATGAACTGAAGTGCTTCTTTCTCATTCATCAATCATATGTGAATGTATCTAGAGAACTAACGGATATTATTTAGAAACAGTGGTTTCATGAGCTTagtctctttctttttttggacaCTAGAGGACCTAGATGCATTATGAATTTATGCTTGTAGTTTCCATGAAACTGAGAACAGATTAGTCTTAATAGTAATGGTCTTAACCTTTTTAAGATGCTTATGATGCGGATCACGTCATTTCAGTTTATTCACTCACAAACGTGCCATAATTCTGATTAGTTTTTATCATGCTGCGTAATTTCTCATTGAGGTCACGTCTGTAGTACTGTACatgtttcttcttgtttttcagtGTGTCTCAGGTTTGTTTATTGCAGTTTTCCGTCTTGGGTTtgagtcattttattttcttctctgaCATCACAAAGggagtttttaatttaattctaaaaggtgcatttttttaaagccatGTTTGAGCTGATTATGAGAAATCAACTGTCATGCTGTAGCATCACAAACTGTATTACAGATCTAATTAACTAACACTTCAGAAACACTGTGATCATTCAGTTAGTTACTGAAACAGTGATGGGTACTGGAAGTAACTCTATATATTTCATATGATGTTCTCTATTTTTTCACTTCTTCAGAAAGACCAATATTAATATTCCTGGAACTGTATTATTGATGTTCTTATTGCTAAAAGGGTCTTCTGGATGACAATgtgaaacatgtaaatatatcaTTCAGGTTTTTGTCTGGCGTAGAtctgttttaatgtgtatatacatcAAAAATGCATAGCTATCTCCTGTATGaccaatggatttttttttttaaagattctatgtATGTATAACTGAGGGCAGTAAAGCTGGCATTTGTGCCTTACCTGCTTCCTTAGAAAACCTTTGGACTAGTCTGTGCAATATCTGCCTTAAGATTTTATTTGATGTCTTTTTATACAAACATTACAGAGAAATAAAGCTtcttttttcatatatttgtattaatgttgtaGAGTAAtggaaatggttttattttacagattttcacCCATTGGGAAATGTCCAGAAATGAGTACTGTTGATTTCtgcatgcacagaaatgattttGAGAATTCACTGTAGTTTAAGAGCATCTTTATTTCGGtataaaatgtttcatgttcATATGATGGATCACTTCATGTCTGAGAGCTGccactttaaatacacattttataagcCAAATATTAATGGGAAAATACAAGTAGCATTACCACCGAAAAAATCAACTTATCCCAAAGTCTGCTTCAAAGAGTTATCAGGAAATGTGCAGCTTGAAAAGTGGAGGAATTTGTCATTCTGTAGTTTTACTTCCATTAATgacttcaaaatgtttaaaaatacccATCACGTTTCTGATCTCTGATAATATCTCTCAGTGAGAGGGAGATAGTGATAATCCTTATAAATGCACATGGAAAAATATCTTTGTCTACAGGTTTATGACATCTCCAATCTAATAGTTTCATTTCTGAGCTGCACAGATTCAGAAAGCTCAAGACTTCCAGCCGCAGCTGAAGAGCACATTGCACAGATTCTTAGCAATATAATCTGgtcatattaaatgcatttgGAGAAAAAGTACTTCTTTTATAGAtcactgaatattttttatatgaaatgctgtgtttttCTTGACTTctagatgctgatgtgtttgtaaTGCGTTGTGCAGCTGCGGCTGATGCTCTCTGATCGTCTACATGTCGTCTTTGTCTTTGGCTCCGTGTTTGAGAATCCGGGTGAATTCGCCGTAGTTAAAGTTGCCCTTTTTGTCAATGGGAGCCTCTCTGAAGAGTTCGTCCACATCTTCATCTGTGAAACGGTCTCCCATGGTGGTCAGCAGCTCTCGCAGGTGGTCTTCATGAATGAAACCTTTACAGACGAGAATCAAACACGCAGCTAGAGCAGTTCATTTGTTTAACATGTAGATAAAGAGCTATGAGATGTGAACTACCACAATATCTGCATTTTGAGAAATCATTTGTATATCTTttatttgctgaataaagttcTAAAATTCTAGTGTATAACCTTTAATTTATATCTAGTACAGATGTATCTTTAGTCATGCATGTAAGCATCCAGAATATGTAATTAAAGGGTTGTTTTTTCTAATTAatcctgaatttatattttaattttatgtaatttgtcttatatttattatttatttttaactttattattgtaatttgtttttacatttttattcttttttatttatttattcccatatatgtatttctatatttattcattatataaaatttCCCTATATGTCACCCCTCTGTTATGGAGGCCGAAAACTgcagaaatttaaaataaataaatttattattaattatggaaataaatatatttggggaaaaaatatatatatataaaaatgaacaaacaattaaatctgaaaataaataaaaaataaaagaaaaaagttaaaaataaatacaaaaaataataataaattaaggggaaaggtaatacaaaaataaattaacaaattaattaattgtatttttttataaagtcatatattcctttatttatttttctattattacatttatttatttttctatttttgcagGTCTGGTCAAACTTTTGATATTGAGGCAGTTTTTGTTTTACCGGATCCTTCCTCGTCGAAGCAGGCAAAAGCGTTCCTGATGACATCCTCCGGGTCGGTTCCATTGAGCCGTTCTCCAAACATAGTGAGGAACATGGTGAAGTTGATGGGCCCCGGAGCTTCACTCATCATCCCATCCAGGTAATCTTCAGACGGGTTCTTACCTGAGCACaggtaccacacacacaccaaagagAAGGTCAGTATTTGATCCAGAAGACTATTATGACATCAGTTCCTCTCCGTCAGACTCACCCAAAGAGGCCAGCATGTCATGGAGATCCTCTTTATCGATGAATCCGTCTCGGTTCTGGTCGATCATGTTGAAGGCCTCCTTGAACTCCTGGATCTGTGACTGGTCAAACATGGCAAACACATTTGAAGTGGCTCTCTGTGGCCTCTTCTTAGTGGTCTTTCCCTTTGCTCGCTTGCTGGACATGATGACGGAGTTTCAGGTCTGGAGAGAGCAGAAGATGTTGATTAATGTTTCTGCAACTATAGGCTCCAGAGTAGATGAGTTTGGTCAAGAAAACTTTAGGAAAATGTCAAAGTCAATCAGtttgggtttttggttaaatgcaggaaataaggtctgtgtttaacacaagctcaagttttattttacaaaatgaaatcCATCAGTAATACACCCTTGTGATGTTTTAAGGCTTTTACTTGTCTTGTATAAAGTGGTTGATAACAAGTATCTCCTACAGAGGCTGTCAGGGACATTAAACGTCGTCTACTCACTTTTACAGCCTCGTTGTGGATCAAGAGGTATGAGATGTGAACTACCACAATATCTGCATTTTGAGAAATCATTTGCATATCTTttatttgctgaataaagttc
This region includes:
- the LOC109053403 gene encoding myosin regulatory light polypeptide 9-like encodes the protein MSSKRAKGKTTKKRPQRATSNVFAMFDQSQIQEFKEAFNMIDQNRDGFIDKEDLHDMLASLGKNPSEDYLDGMMSEAPGPINFTMFLTMFGERLNGTDPEDVIRNAFACFDEEGSGFIHEDHLRELLTTMGDRFTDEDVDELFREAPIDKKGNFNYGEFTRILKHGAKDKDDM